In Methanooceanicella nereidis, a single window of DNA contains:
- a CDS encoding ABC transporter substrate-binding protein: protein MDKRFGRKLATALMIFIATAAILVAGCTQPETTATPTPTTGEPITIVSMVSGEPESLDPAYDYESAGGEIIQNVYETLIFYEGSDITKPVGVLAKSWDISEDGLTYTFHLQEGVKFHDGTAFNASAVKYSFDRGVIMNLDPWQAVITPLLYGGSEYMNSEQSQADIDAYLAKETVKVIDENTVQVKLAKPYRPFLDCLAFYAASIISPSYDQANGGYKPNEQSEFMTEHMCGTGPLKFVSWDHMDKITMVKNDDYWGTPAKCDKVIVRYVEDWNTRFLAMKKGEADIIYAPFQYANDILAEPDFVLEAGDPTVTVSYIGFNQNASITPMFTDKRVRQAFIESFDTETFVNVVNLGYGKIPNGPIPEGLPGYNPSIPKQKFDPEHAKQLLIDAGYSKSKPTSVILYYNAGNDGRKSACLMLKDQIEKYDLGISVDVQELDWPTYVKKNRDKELPIFYLGWIADYPSADSFIEPFCVSYGYYADKVSYVNETIDGIYADAKWETDQAKQTEAYTQIIEGTNEDCAYIWTAQAVEFQPMRKELKGYWYNPMNSNLIYYTLYK from the coding sequence ATGGATAAGAGATTTGGGAGGAAACTGGCTACAGCCCTTATGATCTTTATAGCGACCGCAGCTATACTGGTAGCAGGATGTACCCAGCCTGAAACTACTGCGACACCGACACCGACGACCGGGGAGCCGATCACGATCGTATCGATGGTATCCGGAGAGCCGGAGTCGCTTGACCCGGCATATGATTATGAATCCGCCGGCGGAGAGATAATTCAGAACGTTTACGAGACACTTATATTTTATGAGGGTTCCGACATAACCAAGCCTGTCGGCGTTCTGGCAAAGTCCTGGGACATATCTGAAGATGGTCTCACATACACGTTCCACCTCCAGGAAGGAGTCAAGTTCCATGATGGAACTGCATTCAACGCATCCGCTGTCAAGTATTCCTTCGACAGGGGCGTTATCATGAACCTCGACCCGTGGCAGGCAGTCATAACCCCGCTGTTATACGGCGGTTCAGAGTATATGAACTCCGAGCAGTCACAGGCCGACATTGACGCATATCTCGCAAAGGAGACCGTCAAGGTCATCGACGAGAACACCGTCCAGGTCAAGTTAGCGAAGCCATACAGGCCGTTCCTTGACTGTCTCGCTTTCTACGCAGCTTCAATCATAAGCCCGTCATATGACCAGGCGAACGGTGGATACAAGCCCAACGAGCAGAGCGAGTTCATGACCGAGCACATGTGCGGTACCGGTCCGCTCAAGTTCGTCTCCTGGGACCACATGGACAAGATCACCATGGTCAAGAACGATGACTACTGGGGAACCCCCGCAAAGTGTGACAAGGTCATCGTCAGGTACGTAGAGGACTGGAACACCAGGTTCCTTGCCATGAAGAAGGGTGAGGCCGACATCATATACGCTCCGTTCCAGTACGCTAACGACATTCTTGCAGAGCCGGACTTTGTGTTAGAGGCTGGAGATCCGACCGTTACAGTGTCATACATCGGTTTCAACCAGAACGCATCGATAACCCCGATGTTCACTGACAAGAGGGTAAGGCAGGCATTCATCGAGTCGTTCGACACCGAGACCTTCGTTAACGTCGTTAACCTCGGCTACGGTAAGATCCCGAACGGACCTATCCCCGAAGGATTACCCGGATACAATCCCAGCATACCCAAGCAGAAATTTGATCCCGAGCACGCAAAGCAGCTTCTTATCGACGCCGGATACAGCAAGAGCAAGCCCACATCCGTCATCCTTTACTACAACGCAGGTAACGATGGCCGTAAGAGCGCATGCCTGATGCTGAAGGACCAGATCGAGAAGTACGACTTAGGCATTAGCGTCGATGTCCAGGAACTTGACTGGCCGACCTACGTCAAGAAGAACAGGGATAAGGAACTTCCGATATTCTACCTCGGATGGATCGCCGACTACCCGTCCGCTGACAGCTTCATAGAGCCGTTCTGCGTATCATACGGTTACTACGCTGACAAGGTCTCATACGTTAACGAGACCATAGACGGCATCTATGCTGACGCAAAGTGGGAGACCGATCAGGCAAAGCAGACCGAAGCATACACTCAGATCATCGAGGGTACGAATGAGGACTGCGCATACATCTGGACAGCCCAGGCAGTAGAGTTCCAGCCGATGAGGAAGGAACTGAAAGGCTACTGGTACAATCCGATGAACAGCAACCTGATCTACTATACCCTGTATAAGTAA
- the thrC gene encoding threonine synthase, with the protein MYHLECIKCGAKYAPDEIIYTCKKCDGLLDVVYDYSKIELSKEDLKGPLSVWKYRALLPVSREPISLKEGGTPVYHIRRIGEEIGIKDAHVKHEGMNPTGSFKDRGMTVGVTKALELGMTSVACASTGNTSASLAVYGARAGIPVIVLLPQGKVALGKIAQALMHGAKVLSIRGNFDDALRLVREMCIENGVYLLNSINPYRLEGQKTIGFEIVDYFGWEVPDRIILPVGNAGNITAITKGLNEMKKLGLIDRVPMMTGIQAEGSAPIVKAIKSGSENITVESKPETVATAIRIGDPVNAVKALNAIRTTGGTAETVTDEEILAAQRMLAVKEGIGVEPASAASVAGMIKLRKMGVIEKDERVVCVTTGHLLKDPETVIKMCESPIEVDATKEAIRKVLGQ; encoded by the coding sequence ATGTACCACCTTGAATGTATAAAATGCGGGGCAAAGTACGCACCCGACGAGATCATATATACCTGTAAAAAATGTGACGGACTGCTGGACGTCGTTTATGATTATTCTAAGATCGAGCTTAGCAAAGAGGACCTGAAAGGCCCCTTGTCCGTATGGAAATACAGGGCGCTCCTTCCGGTCAGCAGGGAGCCGATATCCCTTAAAGAAGGCGGCACGCCAGTATATCACATACGCCGCATAGGAGAAGAGATCGGCATTAAGGACGCCCATGTCAAGCACGAGGGCATGAACCCGACAGGATCCTTTAAGGACAGGGGCATGACCGTAGGCGTCACCAAGGCGCTCGAACTGGGAATGACAAGCGTCGCATGCGCATCTACCGGTAACACCTCGGCGTCGCTGGCAGTGTATGGTGCCAGGGCCGGAATACCTGTGATAGTATTACTTCCGCAGGGCAAAGTGGCCCTGGGCAAGATCGCACAGGCATTGATGCACGGCGCCAAAGTTCTGAGCATACGCGGGAATTTCGACGATGCGCTCAGGCTCGTAAGAGAGATGTGCATCGAGAACGGCGTATATCTTCTGAACTCGATAAACCCGTACAGGCTTGAAGGCCAGAAGACTATCGGGTTTGAGATCGTAGACTACTTCGGCTGGGAAGTCCCCGACCGCATCATACTGCCGGTAGGCAACGCGGGTAACATCACGGCAATAACAAAGGGCCTTAACGAGATGAAAAAGCTCGGATTGATCGACCGCGTCCCGATGATGACGGGAATTCAGGCAGAGGGCAGCGCACCCATAGTAAAGGCGATAAAATCCGGCTCCGAGAACATCACTGTCGAGTCCAAGCCCGAGACTGTCGCTACCGCTATCAGGATAGGAGACCCCGTGAATGCGGTTAAAGCGCTTAACGCTATCAGGACCACTGGCGGAACAGCTGAGACTGTCACCGACGAAGAGATACTTGCGGCACAGAGGATGCTTGCCGTAAAAGAAGGTATCGGCGTAGAGCCTGCATCAGCGGCATCTGTCGCGGGAATGATAAAGCTTAGAAAGATGGGCGTCATCGAAAAGGATGAACGTGTGGTCTGTGTAACCACGGGACACCTGCTTAAGGACCCCGAGACGGTCATTAAGATGTGCGAGAGCCCCATAGAGGTCGACGCCACAAAAGAAGCTATCAGAAAAGTCCTCGGACAGTAA
- a CDS encoding DUF2284 domain-containing protein, translating to MPSEDFDQHLKSFAQELGITDIKRIPVMDIIVDDWVRLKCQYGCPNYGRRLTCPPHSPAPDAMRKILESYSKAFIIRYDVPGGQENMQNGSHLDGLSVALDTFFKLERFTFLNGYRKVFVFGLNYCPGCEECIVLSDPDAPCLYPVIARPSLEACGIDVQQTLENAGWGPFVRGRDRLMQDDIVSMISIILVE from the coding sequence TTGCCGTCTGAAGACTTCGACCAGCATCTAAAAAGTTTCGCGCAGGAGCTCGGCATCACCGACATAAAGCGTATACCGGTCATGGATATAATCGTCGATGACTGGGTCAGGCTGAAGTGCCAGTACGGCTGTCCTAACTATGGCAGGAGGCTTACATGCCCTCCGCACAGCCCTGCACCCGATGCGATGAGAAAAATACTAGAAAGCTACAGCAAGGCTTTCATCATAAGATACGATGTTCCCGGAGGCCAGGAAAATATGCAGAACGGGTCACATCTTGACGGGCTGAGCGTAGCGCTTGACACATTCTTCAAGCTGGAGCGCTTTACTTTTCTTAACGGCTACAGAAAAGTTTTCGTTTTCGGGCTGAACTATTGTCCCGGCTGCGAAGAATGCATCGTGCTGAGCGATCCTGACGCTCCCTGCCTGTATCCTGTTATAGCGAGGCCGTCACTGGAGGCTTGCGGCATCGATGTCCAGCAGACGCTGGAAAATGCCGGATGGGGACCCTTTGTCCGGGGAAGGGACCGGTTAATGCAGGACGATATCGTATCTATGATATCCATAATATTGGTAGAATAA
- a CDS encoding transglutaminase-like domain-containing protein — protein MARIIDHIIKQPIIIGLIVLLLIVSVSGCVDFVRSLEETAIPDLSDPVLKKADPYLDEMVFDNVTLRAYAATAVSGGPSGDKEYQVNKLYRYVVENYAYYSDPRSREFIQDPFETIQIGGGDCEDLTILLCSLLENIGIRSYFVMTENHTYCLVAGLDEEKLRGYVDGSIIEVAAGELAKKEKMDTLIEDGKLYLVNEKSESMVLKDNYLWYYGGDGSKFNLPIQYMNMEYSVTSTQPISIYVVPSKADYEALRTSKNFNEYPSNRAENILKISDICETMLSHGGLVLKNDAGKDSIVDVLIKTYYSYSTQDFLKDKDMTSCVVNNQTCIVLDPTAGIYGYVGASGKPADGEVVAIDPIKKDYYYIQTGNV, from the coding sequence TTGGCCAGGATAATAGACCACATAATAAAGCAGCCGATCATCATCGGGCTTATAGTGCTATTATTGATAGTTTCAGTTTCGGGTTGTGTTGATTTTGTCAGGAGCCTGGAAGAGACTGCTATTCCGGACTTGTCGGACCCCGTCCTCAAAAAAGCAGACCCGTACCTTGACGAGATGGTCTTCGACAATGTGACTCTCAGGGCTTATGCGGCCACGGCAGTAAGCGGAGGGCCGTCCGGGGACAAGGAGTACCAGGTGAACAAGCTGTACCGGTATGTAGTCGAAAATTATGCCTATTACAGCGATCCAAGGTCAAGAGAGTTCATCCAGGACCCGTTCGAGACGATACAGATAGGCGGAGGGGACTGCGAGGACCTTACCATATTGCTCTGCTCCCTGCTTGAGAATATCGGTATAAGGTCGTATTTCGTGATGACCGAGAACCACACGTATTGTCTGGTGGCTGGACTGGACGAGGAAAAGCTTCGCGGGTATGTCGATGGTTCCATTATAGAGGTTGCTGCCGGCGAACTTGCTAAAAAGGAAAAAATGGACACGTTGATCGAGGACGGCAAGCTGTACCTGGTCAACGAAAAGAGCGAATCGATGGTGCTTAAGGATAACTACCTCTGGTACTACGGCGGCGACGGTTCAAAGTTCAATCTGCCGATCCAGTACATGAACATGGAATACAGCGTCACTTCAACGCAGCCGATATCAATATACGTAGTGCCTTCGAAAGCAGACTATGAGGCTCTTCGCACGAGTAAGAACTTTAACGAATATCCTTCGAACAGGGCTGAGAACATCCTGAAGATAAGCGACATCTGCGAGACCATGCTCTCCCACGGCGGCCTGGTCCTCAAGAATGATGCCGGAAAGGATTCTATCGTCGACGTATTGATAAAGACCTATTATAGCTATTCCACGCAGGACTTCCTGAAGGATAAGGATATGACTTCATGCGTCGTAAATAACCAGACCTGCATCGTCCTCGACCCCACTGCCGGTATATACGGCTATGTGGGCGCAAGCGGTAAACCTGCGGACGGGGAGGTCGTGGCAATTGATCCCATTAAAAAAGATTACTATTATATTCAGACAGGCAATGTATGA
- a CDS encoding nucleoside deaminase: MSDEFFMRAAIEKAREGIKEGQTPFGACIVKDGKIISSAHNLVWENTDITAHAEIIAIREACEKLNTIDLSGCEIYTTCEPCTMCFSACHWAKIGKIVYGALIEDAKKAGFSELTIPNEDMKRLGNSPVEIVGNFMRGEALELFREWEKKGVKRVY, translated from the coding sequence ATGTCTGACGAATTTTTCATGAGGGCGGCCATAGAGAAAGCCAGGGAAGGCATCAAAGAAGGCCAGACACCGTTCGGAGCATGTATAGTGAAGGACGGTAAGATCATAAGCTCAGCGCATAACCTTGTCTGGGAAAACACGGACATCACGGCTCACGCTGAGATAATTGCCATCAGGGAAGCATGTGAAAAATTGAACACTATTGATCTTTCGGGCTGTGAGATCTATACTACCTGTGAGCCCTGTACTATGTGCTTCAGCGCCTGTCACTGGGCGAAGATAGGGAAGATCGTATACGGCGCGCTTATCGAGGACGCTAAGAAAGCCGGCTTTAGCGAGCTAACTATACCGAATGAGGATATGAAAAGGCTCGGGAATAGCCCTGTGGAGATAGTCGGGAATTTTATGCGGGGAGAAGCGCTGGAGCTTTTCAGGGAATGGGAGAAAAAAGGAGTTAAAAGAGTCTATTGA
- a CDS encoding GxxExxY protein, which translates to MDFDEERSGRRVAEYVLNERKARDFQPIPEETERIVKEVVDACFSVHYETGSGLLESVYEDCLLEELRMRGIFSESQVEIPLKYKGTKIRSRLRLDLLVENQIIIELKAIDSILPLHKSQLITYLKLSGNRVGLIVNFNAQHLRDGISRIVY; encoded by the coding sequence ATGGATTTTGATGAGGAACGTTCTGGAAGAAGGGTTGCTGAATATGTTCTTAATGAGAGAAAAGCACGGGATTTTCAACCTATACCTGAGGAGACAGAAAGGATAGTTAAAGAGGTCGTAGATGCATGTTTTAGCGTACATTATGAGACCGGATCGGGATTGCTGGAAAGTGTCTATGAGGATTGCTTGTTGGAAGAGTTAAGAATGAGGGGCATATTCTCAGAATCACAGGTTGAGATCCCATTAAAATATAAAGGCACTAAGATCCGATCCAGATTAAGGCTGGACTTGTTAGTCGAGAATCAGATAATTATCGAACTTAAGGCCATTGACTCAATACTACCTCTTCATAAATCACAATTGATAACCTATCTGAAACTATCCGGTAACAGAGTAGGGCTTATAGTTAATTTTAATGCACAGCATCTCAGAGATGGCATTTCCCGGATAGTCTATTAA
- a CDS encoding PAS domain S-box protein, with protein sequence MPDNKSEASDNDKTLDQLKNELDELRSRVNGLEEARRKQKEAEDALKESQRFLSTLISNLPGMVYRCRNDKDFTMEFVSEGCYQITGYLPSDLIHNNKLAYNDLIHPEDQEHVWTNIQKALEKHEPYRIIYRIKTATGKEKWVWEQGRGVYSFKEKEMMLEGFITDITERKKFEEELKLDQFLVDKAADAIFLVDIEGNFHYVNDAACNSLGYTCKELQSLKVWDIDPLFTKERWPSHWKEIEIKSPCKFESEHKTKGGRIFPVEVSVYKFTFHDEDFHCAFVRDISRRKKAEKGLKESEEKYRRIVQDQTELICRFTPDLLLTFVNDAYARYFEKTKEELLGKNFLPLVEPEDRQLVIDTIYSLSPENPLKTLEERVVLPDGKIKWMQWINHAFFNEKGEVIEYQAVGRDMTEHKEYERFLKCANEYNRSLIESSLDPLVTISPDGKITDVNAATEKITGFAREELIGTDFSDYFLDPEKAREGYRIAFKTGSVKDYSLEIRHKDGHITPVVYNASVYRDESGEVIGVFAAARDVTELRMAEDALKLASAYNRSLIEASLDPLVTISPEGKITDVNIATEIVTGYSRDELIGTDFSDYFTDPEMAREGYRKAFKEGLVKDYRLEIRHRDGHITPVLYNASVYLDEYGNVIGVFAAARDMAERDIVERALKLANAYNRSLIEASLDPLVTISPGGKITDVNMATEKVTGYSRDELIGTDFSDYFMDPGKAREGYRKAFKEGFVTDYRLEIRHRDGHIIPVLYNASVYRDEYGNVIGVFAAARDMTERDKVEKALRESEERYRSIGELIPYGVWITGPDGGMEYLSRSFLEMAGKTMEECKGYGWMDILTPEDRKRTKNDWKMCMDTACFWDYEYSIIGADGKCHILLSRGVPIRDEKGDITSWVGINLDITQRKRTEEELKEAKAQSELYVDLMGHDINNLNQIAMGYLEMALDILKTQGILEKDNMTMLEKPIEMLRSNSKLIENVKKIQRERTGQIKPMVMDLGVVLQDVVKQYAEIPGREITINYIPVIGCYVLANELIKDVFSNLVGNAIKHSTGPLTINIILKKVCDMGREYYKVMVEDNGPGIPDDIKTKLFERLSLARTRESGKGFGLCLIKILVDDYNGRFWVEDRVEGDYTKGCRFVVMLPVYETKESSSAR encoded by the coding sequence ATGCCCGATAACAAAAGCGAAGCCAGCGATAACGACAAAACCCTCGACCAGCTAAAAAATGAACTCGATGAGCTTCGCAGCCGCGTGAACGGCCTCGAGGAAGCAAGAAGAAAACAAAAAGAAGCCGAAGACGCGCTAAAAGAAAGCCAGCGATTTCTCTCAACACTCATAAGCAACCTCCCAGGCATGGTCTACCGCTGCCGCAACGACAAAGATTTCACGATGGAGTTCGTGAGCGAAGGCTGCTATCAGATCACAGGATATCTCCCGTCCGACCTTATACATAACAACAAGCTCGCATACAATGACCTGATACACCCCGAAGATCAAGAGCATGTATGGACGAACATACAAAAGGCACTGGAAAAACACGAGCCTTACAGGATAATCTACCGCATAAAAACCGCCACGGGAAAAGAAAAGTGGGTATGGGAGCAGGGACGCGGAGTATATTCATTTAAAGAAAAAGAGATGATGCTCGAAGGCTTCATCACCGACATCACCGAGCGTAAGAAATTCGAGGAAGAGTTAAAGCTTGACCAGTTCCTTGTGGACAAGGCCGCCGACGCGATATTCCTGGTGGACATCGAAGGTAATTTCCACTATGTCAACGACGCTGCCTGCAACTCTTTAGGATATACCTGCAAGGAGTTACAATCCTTAAAAGTGTGGGACATCGACCCGCTATTCACAAAAGAACGATGGCCGAGTCACTGGAAAGAGATCGAGATAAAATCCCCCTGCAAATTCGAATCAGAGCATAAGACTAAAGGCGGAAGGATCTTCCCGGTCGAGGTATCCGTTTATAAATTCACTTTCCATGACGAAGATTTCCACTGCGCTTTTGTCAGAGACATCAGCCGGCGTAAAAAGGCCGAGAAAGGCTTAAAAGAGAGTGAGGAAAAGTATCGGCGCATAGTCCAGGACCAGACTGAGCTGATATGCAGGTTCACTCCCGATCTCCTCCTGACGTTCGTGAACGATGCGTATGCCAGGTACTTCGAAAAGACGAAGGAAGAGCTTTTGGGCAAAAATTTCCTGCCCCTGGTCGAGCCTGAAGATCGGCAATTAGTTATTGATACAATTTATTCTCTTTCTCCTGAGAATCCCCTGAAGACACTGGAAGAGCGTGTTGTTCTTCCGGATGGAAAGATCAAATGGATGCAGTGGATAAACCACGCGTTCTTTAATGAAAAGGGCGAAGTCATCGAGTACCAGGCAGTGGGGCGAGATATGACCGAGCATAAAGAGTATGAGAGATTTTTAAAATGCGCCAATGAATATAACCGCAGCCTTATAGAGTCAAGCCTGGATCCTCTTGTCACGATCTCTCCCGATGGTAAGATAACCGATGTCAATGCCGCTACTGAAAAGATCACCGGCTTTGCACGGGAAGAGCTTATAGGCACCGATTTCTCTGACTATTTCCTGGACCCGGAGAAGGCGAGAGAGGGCTACAGGATAGCGTTCAAAACAGGCTCCGTTAAGGATTATAGCCTGGAGATCAGGCACAAGGATGGCCATATTACTCCCGTAGTCTATAATGCGTCAGTCTATCGGGACGAGTCAGGTGAAGTCATAGGAGTGTTCGCTGCGGCCAGGGATGTCACCGAGCTCAGGATGGCGGAAGATGCACTAAAGCTTGCCAGCGCGTACAACCGCAGCCTTATCGAGGCAAGCCTTGATCCTCTTGTGACCATTTCGCCCGAGGGCAAGATCACCGACGTCAATATCGCCACGGAAATCGTTACAGGTTATTCCCGTGATGAACTGATAGGGACGGATTTCTCTGATTATTTCACCGATCCGGAAATGGCAAGGGAAGGATATAGAAAAGCGTTCAAAGAAGGGCTGGTAAAGGACTACCGTCTTGAGATCAGGCACAGGGACGGCCATATCACACCTGTCCTTTATAACGCGTCTGTATATCTCGACGAGTATGGTAACGTAATAGGCGTGTTCGCCGCGGCCAGGGATATGGCCGAGCGCGATATTGTCGAACGGGCTTTAAAGCTAGCCAACGCTTATAACCGCAGCCTGATCGAAGCGAGTCTCGACCCTCTTGTGACGATATCCCCCGGCGGTAAGATCACCGATGTTAACATGGCGACCGAGAAAGTTACCGGGTACTCTCGAGATGAGCTTATAGGCACCGATTTCTCTGACTATTTCATGGATCCCGGGAAGGCCCGGGAGGGTTACAGGAAAGCGTTCAAGGAGGGTTTCGTAACTGATTACCGCCTTGAGATCCGGCACAGGGACGGCCACATCATACCAGTCCTCTATAACGCATCAGTCTATCGCGACGAGTATGGTAACGTAATAGGCGTGTTCGCCGCTGCCAGGGATATGACCGAGCGCGATAAGGTTGAAAAGGCGCTCAGGGAAAGCGAAGAAAGGTATCGCTCCATAGGGGAACTCATACCTTATGGCGTCTGGATAACCGGTCCGGATGGCGGAATGGAATATTTAAGCAGGTCTTTCCTCGAAATGGCAGGCAAGACCATGGAAGAGTGTAAAGGATATGGGTGGATGGATATTCTTACGCCTGAGGACAGGAAGCGAACGAAAAACGACTGGAAAATGTGTATGGATACAGCCTGTTTCTGGGATTATGAGTATAGTATCATAGGGGCTGACGGAAAATGCCATATCCTGTTATCCCGCGGAGTGCCGATCCGCGATGAAAAAGGCGATATAACTTCCTGGGTAGGGATAAATCTTGACATAACGCAGCGCAAGCGTACGGAAGAAGAGCTAAAAGAGGCAAAGGCACAGTCTGAACTATACGTGGATCTGATGGGCCATGATATCAATAACCTCAACCAGATCGCCATGGGATACCTTGAAATGGCACTTGACATCCTTAAAACGCAGGGGATACTCGAAAAAGATAATATGACCATGCTGGAGAAGCCTATAGAGATGTTACGGAGTAACTCCAAGCTAATAGAGAACGTCAAGAAGATACAGAGAGAGCGCACGGGCCAGATCAAGCCTATGGTGATGGATCTCGGTGTAGTCTTACAGGACGTGGTGAAGCAATATGCGGAGATACCCGGCAGGGAGATCACGATAAACTATATCCCTGTCATAGGCTGCTATGTACTGGCCAACGAATTGATCAAGGATGTCTTCTCTAACCTTGTGGGCAATGCGATAAAACACTCCACAGGACCGCTGACCATTAACATAATACTCAAAAAGGTCTGCGACATGGGCAGGGAGTATTACAAGGTGATGGTGGAGGATAACGGCCCAGGAATACCGGATGATATAAAAACAAAGCTGTTCGAAAGGCTGTCTCTTGCCAGGACACGGGAGTCAGGCAAAGGCTTCGGGCTATGCCTGATAAAGATACTGGTGGATGATTACAACGGGCGTTTCTGGGTAGAGGACCGCGTAGAAGGGGACTATACCAAAGGCTGCAGGTTCGTAGTGATGCTGCCCGTCTATGAAACAAAAGAATCATCATCAGCGCGTTAA
- a CDS encoding GxxExxY protein has protein sequence MYCGFGLTIHKRLGVGLPEKTYERFMVKELRSRGFNVKTQIKIPIVYDGIVYDDEYFILDMLVDDCLVVDFKSTDQVQPIHKAQLLNYLRLSGKRLGLLINFNEQNIGKGITRIIN, from the coding sequence ATATACTGTGGATTCGGCTTAACCATCCATAAAAGGCTTGGGGTCGGGCTTCCTGAAAAGACCTATGAGAGATTCATGGTTAAAGAACTCAGAAGCAGAGGGTTCAATGTCAAGACACAGATCAAGATACCTATAGTGTATGACGGCATCGTGTATGATGATGAGTATTTCATCCTGGACATGCTAGTCGACGACTGCCTGGTAGTGGACTTCAAATCCACAGACCAGGTACAGCCTATACACAAAGCACAATTACTCAACTACTTAAGGCTTAGCGGAAAAAGACTCGGCCTATTGATAAATTTCAACGAACAGAACATAGGAAAGGGAATAACAAGAATAATTAACTAA
- a CDS encoding Rossmann-like domain-containing protein, with protein MTSDIKTSKILNKALNDLKSLYREEGFEPGNLIRLAVKPQWNVLIGSKKQCGISMNYTGIHSVYGKLDKQEYINYIKTLVGKPLFEIAEETINTDDIHKRSIGLAALNALSGPLIIGDRLYEKGYRSDKAIKDFTRPTDVITIVGYGGMVKEFLGKSKELHVTDIRPKEFFETIIVGDKIEHGPRDVILHGAEENEEVLSRSDVVLITGSTLMNGTFDDLVSYAKNARIISIYGPSAQLLPDSLFDSGVNVIQSVMIEDTMKLQYDMYNELDMEIALRMHQYRYTLYKE; from the coding sequence ATGACCTCAGACATAAAAACAAGTAAGATCCTAAACAAAGCACTAAACGACCTAAAGTCGCTGTACAGGGAAGAAGGCTTCGAGCCAGGCAACCTTATCCGTCTTGCGGTCAAGCCCCAGTGGAATGTCCTTATAGGCTCAAAGAAACAATGCGGTATTTCAATGAACTATACGGGCATCCACTCGGTCTACGGCAAGTTAGACAAACAGGAATACATAAACTACATAAAAACCCTAGTGGGTAAGCCTCTTTTTGAGATCGCGGAAGAAACAATAAACACCGACGACATCCATAAAAGATCCATCGGCCTGGCAGCATTAAACGCCCTCTCCGGGCCACTCATAATCGGAGACCGTCTCTACGAAAAAGGCTATCGCAGCGATAAGGCCATAAAAGACTTCACCAGGCCTACGGACGTAATAACGATAGTAGGCTACGGCGGCATGGTAAAAGAGTTCCTTGGAAAATCCAAAGAGCTTCATGTAACCGACATCAGGCCAAAAGAATTCTTCGAGACAATAATAGTAGGCGATAAGATAGAACACGGCCCCAGGGACGTCATCCTGCACGGCGCAGAAGAAAATGAAGAAGTCTTGTCCAGGTCGGACGTCGTTTTAATCACCGGCTCAACGCTGATGAACGGCACCTTCGATGATCTGGTGAGCTATGCTAAGAACGCCCGTATCATAAGCATCTACGGCCCCAGCGCGCAGCTCTTGCCCGACTCACTATTCGACAGCGGAGTAAATGTCATACAATCAGTCATGATAGAAGACACAATGAAGCTGCAATATGACATGTATAACGAGCTGGATATGGAAATAGCGTTAAGGATGCATCAGTACAGGTATACCCTGTATAAAGAATGA
- a CDS encoding type II toxin-antitoxin system HicB family antitoxin produces MSKRFSATFKVEVDKDGYFCAADLEQGILTDGKDRDELLKNIDEAVECHFDVPSMEVDIRIIGL; encoded by the coding sequence ATGTCCAAAAGATTTTCTGCTACTTTTAAAGTCGAAGTCGATAAGGACGGCTATTTTTGTGCCGCTGATCTTGAGCAGGGCATATTAACGGATGGAAAAGATAGGGATGAGCTATTAAAAAATATCGATGAAGCCGTAGAATGCCATTTTGATGTGCCTTCCATGGAAGTCGACATCAGGATCATTGGCCTGTAA
- a CDS encoding type II toxin-antitoxin system HicA family toxin, translating to MFKYLRKHGYVKRSCKGSHHSYKRADGKGSIITVAVHGNDEIREGTLRNLIKYLAMNEGKSEEEIKKELMEL from the coding sequence ATTTTTAAGTATCTAAGAAAACATGGATACGTCAAGAGATCGTGCAAGGGTAGCCATCACAGTTATAAGAGAGCTGATGGGAAAGGTTCAATTATCACAGTTGCAGTGCATGGAAATGATGAGATCCGGGAAGGAACACTGAGAAATCTTATTAAATACCTGGCTATGAATGAGGGTAAGAGCGAAGAAGAGATCAAAAAAGAATTAATGGAACTATGA